DNA sequence from the Deltaproteobacteria bacterium genome:
GACCGCGGGCCTTCCGTGCGGATCCAGCGCGACGAAGGTCATGTATCCCTTGAGTGAGCGCTGCTCGGCGGCGGGTGTCCCGTGCCGCATCGAGACCGACACGCCCAGCGAGCGCGTCGAGGTGTACCCGACGGCGGCGGTCATCGTGACCCGTTCGCCGACCCGGATCGGGTGGAGCAGCTCCATTCCGTCCACCGAAGCGGTCGCGACCGGACGGCGGCAGTGGCGGCTCGCCGCCAGCACGCCGACCACGTCCATCCACTCGAGAATCTTCCCGGCGCGGAGGAAGCCCTGCTCGTCCGCGATGTCGGGAGCGACCCACTCGTCGAGGTGTGCCTCGGGCCCGGGGCGGGCCTCCTCCGGCTGCGCTCCCGCCCCGCTGCGTGCGTTCGTATCCTCGGCTGGCATGGGCAATGACGCTAAGCGCCATGACCCCGCCGTGCACGGACAATCTCGTAACTCTCCGCGGTCAGCCGAGCTGGGCCTTGACCGACAGCTTGACGTTGTTCTTGAGCGCCTGCGAGATGGGGCAACCGTCCTTCGCCGCCTCGGCCGCCTTCTGGAAAGCGGCCGCATCCACGCCCTGGACCGAACCGCGCACTTCGAGCGCACTTTCCTCGACCGAGAAACCGCCGCCCTGTTTGGGGCCGAAGGTGACGGTCGCGGTCACATCCAGCTTCTGCGGCGGCTTCCCGGACTGCGCGAGTCCGTGCGACAGCGCCATCGCGAAGCAGCTCGCGTGCGCCGCGGCCAGCAGCTCCTCGGGCGTGGTGTTCGCGCCCGCCGACTCCGTGCGCGATTTCCAGGACAGCCCGGCGTCGCGGAGCACGCCGCTCGTCCGCGAGCTGACCCGCCCCTTCCCGGACATCAGTTCGCCTTCCCAGACCGCTTGCGCTCTGCTCTGCATGGCTCGCCTCCAGTGGGGGCGCTACGAATGAATCGCTGCGCACGACATTGCAAGCGCGAAGCCGTTTGACCTGAACGCCTGTTCCGTGCAGTAGATCCGGCCGTGCTGAAGCCGATCTCGAACCCTCCCAACCCGTGGTCCACCACCGAGGTCGAGTACCTCGAGCAGGCCCCGCCCGCGCGCCTCGAGGTCTACGAAGATCACACGCGCGAGATCCTCGCGCACAACGACAGTCCCGATGTCGGCTTCAGCTGGAGCGTCAACCCGTACCGGGGGTGCTTCCACGCCTGTGCTTATTGCTACGCCAGGCCGACGCACGAGTATCTCGGGCTCGGTGCTGGCACCGACTTCGAGCGGAAGATCACGGTCAAACCGGACGCGCCGCGCCTGTTGCGCGAGGCGTTCGACCGACGATCGTGGCAGGGAGAGCTGGTCGTCTTCTCCGGCGTCACAGATTGCTACCAACCGCTCGAGGCGAGCTATCGCCTCACCCGCGGCTGCCTGGAAGTCTGCGCCGAGTATCGCAATCCGGTGGGCATCATCACCAAGTCGCCGCTGATCGAGCGCGACCTCGACGTGCTGCAGGAGCTCCACCGGAACGCGCGCGTCTCGGTGAGCGTGAGCGTCCCGATCTGGGATCGCGAGCACGCCCATGCTATCGAGCCGTACGTCGCGACGCCGCGGCGGCGGATGAAGACCATCGAGCGTCTCGCGGCGGCGGGACTGAAGGTCGGCGTGAACGTCGCACCGGTGATCCCGGGACTCTCCGATGCGGACATCCCCCGGATCCTCGAAGCGGCGCACGCCGCGGGAGCGCGACGGGCCGGATTCGTCTTCCTTCGGCTGCCAGGATCGGTGAAGCAGGTGTTCGAGCTGAGGCTGCGGGAATCGCTCCCGTTGCGCGCCGATCGCGTGCTCAACCGTGTGCGCGATGCGCGCGGCGGCAAGCTGTACGACTCGCGCTGGGGCGTCCGGGGCCGAGGAGAAGGAACGTATGCCGAGGCGGCGCGCGCGCTGTTCGACGCGACAGTGAAGCGGCTCGGGATGAACGAAGGCTTTCACTGCGACGAAGACGCGCCGACGTTCCGCCGGCCGGGGCGCGGAAATCAGCTGCCGCTTCTGTAAGGCAAACGCACACCCGGGTCTCCAAACGAAATTTGCATAGTTGCCAGCGCGCTTCGTACAGTCTCGCGATGCGGCGCGCCGTGGCGCTCCTGGCTGTCTTTCTGGCCGTCCCGGCGTGCAGGCGGGACCGGTCTGGCTCGGGCGTGGCAGCATCGTCTGCTGGCGGAACCGCAGGGGAAAATGCCGAGGCGGTGGTCACGGGGAAAACCGGCAAGGTGCAGGTACTCCGCGCCGTCGACGGCTCGGTAGAAGAAGCGAAGGTCGGCGATCGGCTTTCCGTGCGCGACGCCTTGCGCACCGAAGTGGGCGAGGCGGACGTTGCCGTCGACGGCGTCCGGGTCCGGCTGCACGAGGGAAGCCGGCTGGAGCTGAAGCAGGTGGGCAAGCAGAACCTGCGCGCGCGGGTGCGCGGCAGCGTCGAGTCGGAGGTCGTGCAGAAGGGCAAGCTCGACGTCGAGATCGAGAACAGCGACGCGATCGCGCACAGCGAAGGCGGCCACTTCTTCGTCACCGCCGACGGCCGCGGCGTGGTCGCCGTCGCCTCGGTGACCGGCACCGTCAACGTGTCGGGGGGCGGCAAGTCGATCGAGGTGAACAAGGGACAGGTGACCCGTCTGACCAAGACCGATCCTCATCCCACCGTTCCGGTGGAAGCGCTGCGCCGGGTCCTGCTCAACGTGCAGTGGCCGAACCAGAGAGAAACCAACAAGGCCACCCTGCCGATCGCCGGCCGCGTCGAACCGGGAAGCCGGGTCTTCGTCCAGGGCGAGCCCGTTGCCGTCGGCGAAGGCGGAATGTTCCGAACGGAAGTGCCGCTGCGGCAGGGCAGGCAGAAGATCGCCGTGGTCACCGTGGACGCGCTGGGGCGGCGCAAGCAGGTGGAGAGCATCGTCCTGCGCGACGACTCCCTCCCCGACGTGAAGGTGAAAAAGAGGCTCTGGCAATGGCGCTAGTGGTGCTGATTGCTGCATCCCTGACGGCGCAACCTTCCCAACTCGTGCTCGGCAAGGACGCGGGAGCGGATCTGGAAGTGCGTGCCTCCTCCGGCGCGAAAGTGACGTTCTCCACCACCGTCGGCACTGTCAGCGGCGCCCAGCGACAGGGCAGCGTCGTGCGCGCGCGCTTCAATGCGCCGCCGCTCCGCGTGCCGTCGGTCGCGCTGGTGCTGGCGCAGATCGACGATGGCGACGATCGCGAGCTGCAGTGGCTGTCGATCCCGCTCTCCGGCTCGGACTCGATGGTGATCCAGACGAAACCGGGCTCGAAGGTGGAGGCGAACGTCGCCGGGCGCATGGTCGGTCCGATCACCGCCGGCGACGATGGCAACGTGCGGTTGCCGATGGTGGTTCCGCCGGGCGTCCGCGAGACGACGCTTCGGATCACGGACAAGCTCGGCAACACCAGCGAAAAGCCGCTCGACCTCGAACCGCCGCCCTACTCGCGCCTGCGGCTCGCTGCGCGCGCCGACGCCGCGAGCCCTTCGTCGCCGCTCGAGGTGGAGATCTTCGTGGTGAAGCCGGACGGCACTCCGGATGACGAGGCGAAGGTGGCGCTGAGCGCCAGCGAAGGTGAGACGAGGATGCACCGCCGCATTGGGCCCGGCATCTACCTGGCCGAGTTCACGCCTTCGGAAGGCCAGAGCGGCTCGACGAAATTGGAGGCGAAGGCGAACGCCCAGCTGTCGACCTTGGACGTTACAGTGCGACCCGAGGCGCCCGGCACGCGGCGCTCGTTCTGGCGAATGTCGGGGTCGCAGGGACCCTGGAGCGTCTCGACCGGACTTCTCGGCGCCATCGGACGCAGCTTCGACGGCGCCACCGCCGGCGGTTTCCTGGCCGAGGTCGCGGTCCGCCTGCCGTTGCCGCTGGAAGCGCTGCTCGACGCAGGCGGCGACTTCCTGTCGGAGCTCGGCCAGTACACGGCAGTGCCGGCGCTCGCGGAGAGGGCGAGGACGCACGCGTGGCTCGCGCAGATCGGTGTCCGGGGCAGCCTCCAGGTCCTGCGCAAGTTGGACGTCCACGCCACCCTGGCGGCAGGACTTCAGTCGCAGACCGTCCGCGTCATCTTTCCTCTGAACCTCGGCAGGAACACCGATTCGTCCATCACATCCCGGCTCGCGCCGGCGGTCGGCGCCACCTGGCAGATTGGACCCGGACGGGCTTTGGGACAGGTCCAGTTCGCCTGGTCGCCGTCGCACGTCGCGCAGTACGCGGGCAGCACCAGCAGCGTCGAGTTCATGCTCGGCTATCTGCTCAACCTTCGCTAGCGGCCGGCAGTGTACACTCGCGCCATGAATCGCCCGGTCCGCGCCACCGCTCCGAACGAAGCGGCGGCCCTGCTGCACTCGTTCACCAACCACCTGCTCTACTCGCTGGCGAAGGATCAGTACTCGGCGACGGAGCTGGATCGATACATGTCGCTGGCGCTGACCATCCGCGACCGCCTGATCGAGCGCTGGATCAGCACGCAGCAGCGCTACTACCGCAAGGACGCAAAGCGCATTTACTACCTCTCGGCCGAGTTCCTGATGGGCCGGGCGCTCGCGAACAACCTGATCAACCTCGGGCTCTACGACACCACGCGCGACGCGATGAAGATGCTGAACCTCGACCTCGGCGACGTGCTCGAGCAGGAGGTCGACGCGGGGCTCGGCAACGGCGGCCTGGGACGGCTCGCTGCATGCTTCCTCGACTCGATGGCCACCCTCGACATTCCCGGGTACGGATACGGCATCCGCTACGAGTTCGGGATGTTCGACCAGGAGATCAAGGACGGCTGGCAGGTGGAGAAGCCGGACGAGTGGCTCCGGCTCGGCAACCCCTGGGAGATCGCGCGACCGGAGTACGGCGTCCCGGTGCGCTTCGGTGGGCACACCGAGGAGCACGCCGAGGACCACGGGCGGCTCCGGGTGCACTGGACCGGGGGCGAGCAGGTGGTGGGGATGCCGTACGACACGCCCATCGCGGGTTACGGGTGCAATACCGTCAATACGATGCGGCTGTGGCGCGCGCGCGCCAGCTCGGATTTCGATCTCCGCTACTTCAACGAGGGCGACTACGAGAAGGCGGTACTGGACAAGAACCGCTCCGAGACCATCTCCAAGGTCCTCTATCCCAGCGACGTGAAGGTGTTCGGCAAGGAGCTGCGCCTCAAGCAGCAGTACTTCTTCGTCGCCTGCTCGCTGCACGACATCGTCCGCCGTCACCTCGTCGCCTTTCCCACCCTGGAGAACTTCCCCGAGAAGGTGGCAATCCAGCTCAACGATACGCACCCCGCCATCGCCATCCCCGAGCTGATGCGCATCCTGGTGGACGAGCACTCCATCGCCTGGGAGAAGGCGTGGGAAATGACGCAGGCGAGCATCGGGTACACCAACCACACCCTGCTCACCGAGGCGTTGGAGACGTGGCCGGTGGAGCTCTTCCAACGGCTTCTGCCGCGGCACCTCGCCATCATCTACGAGATCAACCGTCGCTTCCTGCGACAGGTGATGAGCCGGTACCCGTACGACGAAGCCCGGCTTGCGCGGATGTCGGTGGTCGACGACGGCAACGGCACGCTGGAGAGCAAGCGCATCCGGATGGCGTATCTGGCGGTGGTCGGCTCGCACAGCGTGAACGGCGTGGCGGCGCTGCATACGGAGCTCTTGAAGGCGAACCTGCTGCACGACTTCCACGAGATGTGGCCGGAGCGCTTCCACAACGTCACCAACGGCGTGACGCCGCGCCGCTGGCTGCTCGCCGCCAATCCGCTCCTGGCCGACGCGATCACCACGCGGATCGGCGACGGCTGGATCACGCAGCTCGACCAGCTCGGCAAGCTGGCCGAGCATGCCGACGACCCGGCGTTTCGCAGCGAAGTGCGGGGGATCAAGCAGCGGAACAAGGAGCATCTCGCGCGTTACATCGAGGCCGAGTACCGGGTGTCGATCGATCGCGCTTCGATGTTCGACGTCCAGGTGAAGCGGCTGCACGAGTACAAGCGGCAGCTCCTCAACCTGCTGCACGTCGTCGCGCTCTATCTGCGGTTGAAGAAGAATCCGGATCTGCAGATGGTGCCCCGGACCTTCATCTTCGGCGGCAAGTCGGCGCCCGCGTATGCAACGGCGAAGCTGATCATCAAGCTGATCAACTCCGTCGCTTCGGTGGTGAACGCGGATCCGCAGATGAACGGAAAACTGCGCGTGGTTTTCCTCGCCAACTACCGGGTCTCGCTGGCGGAGCGCATCTTCCCCGCATCCGACCTCTCGGAGCAGATCTCCACCGCCGGCAAGGAGGCCAGCGGCACCGGCAACATGAAGTTCGCCCTGAACGGAGCGCTCACCATCGGGACGCTGGACGGGGCGAACATCGAGATCCGCGACGAGGTCGGCGCGGACAACTTCTTCCTCTTCGGGTTGACCGCGCAGCAGGTGTCCGACCTGCAGCGGCGCGGCTACCGGCCGCGCGAGTACTACGACAAGAACGCGGAGCTGAAGGCCGTGCTCGACCTGATCGCCTCCGGCTTCTTCGAGCCCGAGCATCCCGACGTGTTCAAGCCCCTCGTGCAGTCCTTGCTCGAGCAGGATACGTACATGCTGCTGGCGGACTTCCAGTCCTATGCGGACTGCCAGGAGCGCGTCGACAAGGCGTTCCTCGATCCGGACCAGTGGACGCGCATGGCGATCCTCAACATCGCCAAGATGGGGAAGTTCTCCTCGGACCGGAGCATCAGCGAGTACGCGGAGAACATCTGGAAGATCCGGGGCGTGCCGGGGTAGAGGATGCTCCGCAGGATCCTCCGCGCACTCTTCCGTCCTCGTCCGCCGCCTCCCCCGCCGCGTCCTCCGGATCCGCGGCTGGAAGCAGATCCTTGGCTGGGGCGGCTGTTCGCGCTGCTGCCTGACCGTTACCAGCTCGGCCCTGACGCAGCGGATGGCGCGCAGGTGCTGCGCCGGACCGGGCGGGCGCGATTCAATCCGATGCCCGTGTGGTTGCGCGCGCAGGAGCGGATGGTGCGCGGAGACTATGAGGTGCGCGGTGACTCCGCAGCGGCGAAAGCGTTGCTCGATGCGCGCGTCTCGCAGCGGCTTTCCGCGATCGGAATCGTGCAAGCGTCCGAGTCGGTCGAGGATTGGGGCGGAACGGTGCTGACTCGTCGATATGAGGGGCGCTGCGAGACGTCTGAGCAGGCGGCAGCGGCCATCCGGTTCTTCTGCGAGGAGTCGGAGCAGCAGGTGAACCTGGCCGCGGAGTGACTCCGAGCCGTTCGCATCGTCGCTACTGCGCCTTCGTCGAGGCCGGATCCCGCGATTTCCCGCGCGGAGCATCTGGCGCGGCGCCGGGCCCCTCCAGGAGCTCCGGGTGGGACTGCAGGGGCGTTGCCGGCTGCTCGATCCCCAGCCGCACGCGCACGTCGTGATCGAGGCTGGTCAGCACATCTTCGAGGCGCTGCACCCGGTCCTCGATGGCGAGGTTCTGCTGCTGCGACTTCTGGCGGTGCTCCATCTCGAGCGTCAGCTCGCGCTCCTTCAACTTGAAATACTTGACGGCGATGATTGCGAGAGCAGGAAACCCGAACACCATCAGGACGCTGACGATCAAGGCCACCGCCGCGATCAGGTAAGGGATCATGTCCGACGACATGAGAGCTATACGGAGCAGACCCGCCGGGATTTCGCCGGCCTGGGCCCGATTCGAGAGACCTCACGACATGAGCAGACCTCAGGACCGCAGCGTCACCGCCTGGGCCAACTTCTCGCTGACCAGCTTCCCGAGCTCGCTGAACAGCTCCACCCGCGACCGGGAGTCACGCCAGCACTTCGCCGCATCGTCCCACCCAAAGTGCCAGGCCTGCATGTTCGCCGACATCCAGATCTGCTGCGCCGCCGAGTGCGAGTTCACGACGAACTTCGCCCCGTCCTCGAACTCCAGCGTCAGGATGTCTGCGGCCAGATCCGACTCTACTCCGTCCACGTCCCGCAGCGCGTCGTCGAGCTTTCGCAACGTTTCCGCCGCGCGGCGGCCGAACTCCTTTTCATCCATCGCGCGCCAGCCTTTCCAGGGCGTCGCCGGCCAGCCGGAACGTCTCCCAGTCGGACAGCATCTTCGCACCGAGGCCGCGGTAGAAGTTGATCGCCGGCGTGTTCCAGTCCAGCACTTGCCAGTTCACCCGGCCGCACTTCTCCCGCACCGCGATCCGCGCCAGCTCGACCAGCAACGCCTTCCCGATACCCTTCCCGCGGAGGTGGGGCGTGACGAAGAGATCCTCGAGGTAGATTCCCCAGCGCCCGACCCAGGTCGAGTAGGTGTGGAAATAGAAGGCGAAGCCCGCCGGCGCTCCGTTCCATTCCGCCACCAGGCAGAAGTAACGAGGTTGCTCGCCGAAGCCGTCCCGGAGGAGGTCCTCCTGCGTCGCCACCACCTCCTGTGGTAACCGCTCGTACTTTGCCAGCTCGTGGATGAATGCGAGCATCTGCGGGACGTCGCGAGGCTCAGCCTTCCGGATGACGATCATGGAGCAGGAACATACACTCGCGGGCGTGCCCCTGCGCATCGTGAGCTACAACGTCCGCTACTTCGGACATGCGCTCCGTGGCCTCGCCAGCACGCGAGGAAGCAAGCGCGCCATCGCGGATGCGTTGGCCACGCTCGACCCCGCCGCCGACATCATCTGCCTGCAGGAAGTGGAGACGTTCTCGCTGCGCAGCAGCCTGGTCTTCCGCCGATCACATCGGACGGAGACGCAGCTCGAGTCGTTCATGGCCGAGCTGGAACGCGCTTTCGAGCGACGGCCGCCGCCCTTTCCCTATGACGCATTCTACTTCCGGGCCCACGTGAACCGTATCGGCAACACGCCGCTGCAGAGCATGGGGCTCGCCATCCTCGTGCACCGCTACCGCATCCGGATCGACACCCACAACTGCGAAAGCCCGCACGACATCACCTATCACCACGTGCTCCGCTGGAAGGACCGCAAGCAGACGCGGATCTGCGCCCACATGAAACTGGTCGGACCGCGCGGGAAGCCGTTCCACATCTTCAATACGCACCTGTCGCTGCCCACGCCGTTCTCACGCGAGTTCTGGACGACCTCGCAAAGGATGGGATTCGGCGTGAATCAGCTGCACGAGGCCAAGACGCTGGCCGCTTTCATCCACCGGCACGCCGGAGACGAGCCGTTCATCGTCTGCGGCGACTTCAATTCGCTGCCCGACTCGCCGGTATACCGCTTTCTCACCGACGATTGCGGCCTGGTAGGCGTGCAGAAGCACCTGCGGCAGATTGACCGCGACCCCCGCGATTTCCCCACCGCCGGCTTCATGAGGCTGCGCATGCACCTCGATCATCTCTTCTCGAGCCCCCTCGTGAACTGGCTCGATCTGGAAGGTACGTGCCGTTTCGGCGATCGCTCGAGCCCCTTCTGGGGAAAGAGCGACCACGTGCCGCTGATCGGGCGCTTCGACCTTTGATACGACGGCTCCGTGAACGAGCTGCGAAAGCTGCTGCGCCTGGCGGCGCCCATCGCCTTCACCCAGGCGGGCTACGCCATGATGGGGCTGGTCGACACCGCCGTCGTCGGCCGCCTCGGGGCGGCCCCGCTCGGCGCCGTCGGCCTCGCCAACGGCCTCTTCCTCGCCGTCGCCATCGTGGGGCTCGGAGCGATGTTGGGCCTCGATCCGCTCTTTGCGCAGGCGCTCGGAGCGCGCGACGAGGCGCGGGCCCGCGAGCTGATCTGGCAGGGGCTGTGGCTTTCGGCCGTCGTCACGCTGGCGCTGGCGCTGCCCATCGCTGCGCTGCCGTTCGCGCTCGAGCCCTGGGGCATCCCCGCCGAAGTCGTGGGCGACGCGCGGCTCTTCCTCTGGCTGCGCTTGCCCGGGCTCTGGCCCATGCTCGCGTTCGCGGCATTGCGCTCGTACCTGCAGGCGCGCGAGCAGCTCCGCGCGCTCGTGGTTGCGACGGTGGTGGCAAACGTCGCGAACTTCGCGCTGGACGTGGTCTTCGTCTTCGGGCATCTGGGCATGCCGGCGCTTGGCGCGCCCGGATCGGGGCTCGTGACCAGCATCTGCTCGCTGTTCCAGTTCGCCATTCTCGCCAAGGCGGTGCGACCTGGACGGCGCCAGCCGCCGCGGTCCGCGGACCTGCGCAAGGCTCTCTCGGTGGGAATCCCGGTCGGCTTGCAGATGGGAGCGGAGGTCGGGGTCTTTGCCCTCGTCGGCGTGCTGGCCGGCCGCCTCGGCGCGTCCAGTCTGGCGGCGCACCAGGTAGCAATCTCGCTCGCGAGCTTCACCTTCTGCGCCGCGGTCGGTGTAGGAATGGCCGGGACGGTGCGAGTCGGATGGGCGATCGGCGCGCGCGACACGCCGGCAGCACGACGCGCAGGGCTGACGGCGTTCGCCGGCGGCGCGGGCATCATGTCCATCGCTGCGCTCTGCTTCTGGCTCCTGCCCGGCGCCCTCGCGCGCATGCTCTCCGATCAACCCGACGTCATCGCCGCCTCGCTGCCGCTGCTCGCGGTCTGCGCCGTCTTCCAGCTCTCCGATGGAATCCAGGGCGTCGGCGCCGGTGTGCTCCGCGGGGCCGGCGATACCCGGTTCGCGTTTCTCGCGA
Encoded proteins:
- a CDS encoding OsmC family peroxiredoxin, with the translated sequence MQSRAQAVWEGELMSGKGRVSSRTSGVLRDAGLSWKSRTESAGANTTPEELLAAAHASCFAMALSHGLAQSGKPPQKLDVTATVTFGPKQGGGFSVEESALEVRGSVQGVDAAAFQKAAEAAKDGCPISQALKNNVKLSVKAQLG
- a CDS encoding PA0069 family radical SAM protein, which translates into the protein MKPISNPPNPWSTTEVEYLEQAPPARLEVYEDHTREILAHNDSPDVGFSWSVNPYRGCFHACAYCYARPTHEYLGLGAGTDFERKITVKPDAPRLLREAFDRRSWQGELVVFSGVTDCYQPLEASYRLTRGCLEVCAEYRNPVGIITKSPLIERDLDVLQELHRNARVSVSVSVPIWDREHAHAIEPYVATPRRRMKTIERLAAAGLKVGVNVAPVIPGLSDADIPRILEAAHAAGARRAGFVFLRLPGSVKQVFELRLRESLPLRADRVLNRVRDARGGKLYDSRWGVRGRGEGTYAEAARALFDATVKRLGMNEGFHCDEDAPTFRRPGRGNQLPLL
- a CDS encoding glycogen/starch/alpha-glucan phosphorylase, which produces MNRPVRATAPNEAAALLHSFTNHLLYSLAKDQYSATELDRYMSLALTIRDRLIERWISTQQRYYRKDAKRIYYLSAEFLMGRALANNLINLGLYDTTRDAMKMLNLDLGDVLEQEVDAGLGNGGLGRLAACFLDSMATLDIPGYGYGIRYEFGMFDQEIKDGWQVEKPDEWLRLGNPWEIARPEYGVPVRFGGHTEEHAEDHGRLRVHWTGGEQVVGMPYDTPIAGYGCNTVNTMRLWRARASSDFDLRYFNEGDYEKAVLDKNRSETISKVLYPSDVKVFGKELRLKQQYFFVACSLHDIVRRHLVAFPTLENFPEKVAIQLNDTHPAIAIPELMRILVDEHSIAWEKAWEMTQASIGYTNHTLLTEALETWPVELFQRLLPRHLAIIYEINRRFLRQVMSRYPYDEARLARMSVVDDGNGTLESKRIRMAYLAVVGSHSVNGVAALHTELLKANLLHDFHEMWPERFHNVTNGVTPRRWLLAANPLLADAITTRIGDGWITQLDQLGKLAEHADDPAFRSEVRGIKQRNKEHLARYIEAEYRVSIDRASMFDVQVKRLHEYKRQLLNLLHVVALYLRLKKNPDLQMVPRTFIFGGKSAPAYATAKLIIKLINSVASVVNADPQMNGKLRVVFLANYRVSLAERIFPASDLSEQISTAGKEASGTGNMKFALNGALTIGTLDGANIEIRDEVGADNFFLFGLTAQQVSDLQRRGYRPREYYDKNAELKAVLDLIASGFFEPEHPDVFKPLVQSLLEQDTYMLLADFQSYADCQERVDKAFLDPDQWTRMAILNIAKMGKFSSDRSISEYAENIWKIRGVPG
- the cyaY gene encoding iron donor protein CyaY; this encodes MDEKEFGRRAAETLRKLDDALRDVDGVESDLAADILTLEFEDGAKFVVNSHSAAQQIWMSANMQAWHFGWDDAAKCWRDSRSRVELFSELGKLVSEKLAQAVTLRS
- a CDS encoding GNAT family N-acetyltransferase, producing the protein MIVIRKAEPRDVPQMLAFIHELAKYERLPQEVVATQEDLLRDGFGEQPRYFCLVAEWNGAPAGFAFYFHTYSTWVGRWGIYLEDLFVTPHLRGKGIGKALLVELARIAVREKCGRVNWQVLDWNTPAINFYRGLGAKMLSDWETFRLAGDALERLARDG
- a CDS encoding endonuclease, which translates into the protein MEQEHTLAGVPLRIVSYNVRYFGHALRGLASTRGSKRAIADALATLDPAADIICLQEVETFSLRSSLVFRRSHRTETQLESFMAELERAFERRPPPFPYDAFYFRAHVNRIGNTPLQSMGLAILVHRYRIRIDTHNCESPHDITYHHVLRWKDRKQTRICAHMKLVGPRGKPFHIFNTHLSLPTPFSREFWTTSQRMGFGVNQLHEAKTLAAFIHRHAGDEPFIVCGDFNSLPDSPVYRFLTDDCGLVGVQKHLRQIDRDPRDFPTAGFMRLRMHLDHLFSSPLVNWLDLEGTCRFGDRSSPFWGKSDHVPLIGRFDL
- a CDS encoding MATE family efflux transporter; the encoded protein is MMGLVDTAVVGRLGAAPLGAVGLANGLFLAVAIVGLGAMLGLDPLFAQALGARDEARARELIWQGLWLSAVVTLALALPIAALPFALEPWGIPAEVVGDARLFLWLRLPGLWPMLAFAALRSYLQAREQLRALVVATVVANVANFALDVVFVFGHLGMPALGAPGSGLVTSICSLFQFAILAKAVRPGRRQPPRSADLRKALSVGIPVGLQMGAEVGVFALVGVLAGRLGASSLAAHQVAISLASFTFCAAVGVGMAGTVRVGWAIGARDTPAARRAGLTAFAGGAGIMSIAALCFWLLPGALARMLSDQPDVIAASLPLLAVCAVFQLSDGIQGVGAGVLRGAGDTRFAFLANLVGHYAIGLPVAIVLGLRLGHGVIGLWWGLCAGLTAVAMALLTRFLRLSAREIAPLEAHPAVAPPR